The following proteins come from a genomic window of Trichocoleus desertorum ATA4-8-CV12:
- the argH gene encoding argininosuccinate lyase, translated as MPPQPAASSQAWSQRFETALHPAIAQFNASIGFDMELLEYDLTGSQAHAQMLAHTGIITPDEGEQLVRGLDQIRQEYRQGFFNPGVDAEDVHFAVEHRLTQILGDLGKKLHTARSRNDQVGTDTRLYLREQIEQIRAQVREFQTALFHLAEQHVETLIPGYTHLQRAQPISLAHHLLAYFEMAQRDWERLGEVYRRVNVSPLGCGALAGTTFPIDRHYTAELLNFDGIYANSLDGVSDRDFAIEFLSAASLIMMHLSRLSEEVILWASQEFSFVTLKDSCATGSSIMPQKKNPDVPELVRGKTGRVFGHLQAMLVLMKGLPLAYNKDLQEDKEALFDAVNTVRACLEAMTILIQEGIEFRTSRLAEAVAEDFSNATDVADYLAAKGVPFREAYNLVGKVVRTCLAANKLLKDLSLDEWQTLHPAFEADIYQAIAPRQVVAARNSYGGTGFEQVRKALQVAQQRLHQD; from the coding sequence CTGCCACCCCAACCTGCTGCTAGCTCACAAGCTTGGAGTCAGCGATTTGAAACCGCGTTGCACCCAGCGATCGCTCAATTCAATGCCAGCATCGGCTTTGATATGGAGTTATTGGAATATGACCTCACCGGATCGCAGGCTCATGCCCAAATGCTGGCTCATACAGGCATTATTACCCCAGATGAAGGTGAGCAACTCGTAAGAGGGCTGGATCAAATTCGGCAAGAGTACCGACAAGGTTTCTTTAATCCCGGCGTTGATGCCGAAGATGTGCATTTTGCAGTGGAGCATCGCCTCACGCAAATTTTGGGAGATTTGGGCAAGAAGCTGCACACCGCGCGATCGCGAAACGACCAAGTTGGAACTGACACCCGGCTATATCTCCGAGAGCAGATCGAGCAGATTCGCGCTCAGGTGCGGGAGTTTCAAACAGCTTTGTTTCACCTAGCAGAGCAGCATGTAGAAACCTTGATTCCTGGTTACACTCACTTGCAGCGGGCTCAACCGATTAGTTTGGCCCATCATCTGCTGGCGTACTTCGAGATGGCGCAACGGGATTGGGAGCGGCTTGGCGAAGTTTATCGTCGGGTGAATGTGTCGCCTTTAGGGTGCGGGGCGCTAGCAGGCACGACTTTCCCGATCGATCGCCACTACACGGCTGAATTACTGAACTTCGATGGCATCTATGCCAATAGCTTGGATGGAGTCAGCGATCGCGACTTTGCGATCGAATTTCTCTCAGCTGCCAGCTTGATCATGATGCACCTTAGCCGTTTGTCAGAAGAAGTGATCCTTTGGGCCTCCCAAGAGTTTAGCTTCGTCACCCTGAAAGATAGCTGTGCCACGGGTTCCAGCATTATGCCCCAGAAAAAGAACCCCGATGTACCAGAACTGGTGCGGGGCAAAACTGGGCGAGTGTTTGGGCATTTACAAGCCATGCTGGTGCTGATGAAAGGCTTACCCTTGGCCTACAACAAAGATTTGCAGGAAGACAAGGAAGCTTTGTTCGATGCAGTGAATACCGTCCGAGCTTGCCTGGAAGCCATGACCATTCTGATCCAAGAAGGGATAGAGTTTCGGACCTCTCGCCTAGCAGAAGCAGTGGCAGAAGATTTCTCTAACGCTACAGATGTAGCCGATTATCTGGCAGCTAAAGGCGTACCCTTCCGCGAAGCCTACAACTTAGTGGGAAAAGTGGTGCGGACTTGCTTAGCGGCCAACAAGTTGCTGAAGGACTTAAGTTTAGACGAGTGGCAAACCTTGCATCCTGCTTTTGAAGCGGATATTTATCAGGCGATCGCGCCCCGTCAAGTCGTAGCAGCCCGCAACAGCTATGGTGGCACTGGCTTCGAGCAAGTGAGAAAAGCCTTGCAAGTAGCACAACAACGGCTGCACCAAGATTAG
- a CDS encoding PP2C family protein-serine/threonine phosphatase translates to MTAVPVPRQPSQPSDCTSGGTSPDMTPVFALKELVARLHREQHKIQDLLSSLSFALRSFNNLNQFLELIPLMASRVTDADGGALVLFKPNGQMRLERLHCQDSRQCHDIRKALETATRQLAAAAATPGGAIAPAKMTAALDHQVSHYLGSDVQLFGTAILVKNAERGRLYVFSRAVDYTWTETRQKLVRLVADQTAVAIENDELTVELRKKERLDRELEIGAEIQLQLLPRQCPKIPGAELAARCQTANRVGGDYYDFIPVHRPRLRSVKTGSNEAGRWSVSIGDVMGKGVPAGLIMTMLRGMLRAEVLNGHSPARILQHLNQVMYADLENSNRFVTLFYSEYEPQTQMLSYSNAAHNPPLLWQASTDAIKRLDTLGMLIGLDADTHYQDGQVQLHPGDTLIYYTDGFTDAANRSGDRFEEDNLTRAFHWACRHCESPQEILEHLFAQVQQFIGAGNRNGDDMTLIVMRIKSPD, encoded by the coding sequence ATGACTGCTGTGCCTGTTCCTCGACAGCCCTCTCAACCCTCCGACTGCACCAGTGGCGGAACTTCTCCAGACATGACGCCAGTTTTCGCCCTGAAAGAACTGGTGGCGCGCCTGCATCGGGAACAGCACAAAATTCAGGACTTGTTAAGCTCTCTCAGCTTTGCCTTGCGGAGCTTCAATAACTTAAACCAGTTTCTAGAACTGATTCCGCTGATGGCCAGTCGGGTGACTGATGCGGATGGAGGTGCCTTAGTACTGTTTAAGCCAAATGGGCAAATGCGGCTAGAGCGCTTGCACTGTCAAGATAGTCGCCAATGTCACGATATTCGCAAGGCTTTAGAGACCGCGACACGCCAGTTAGCTGCTGCTGCTGCTACTCCGGGAGGCGCGATCGCCCCTGCTAAAATGACTGCGGCTCTCGACCATCAAGTCAGTCATTACTTGGGGTCAGATGTACAGTTGTTTGGCACCGCAATTTTGGTCAAGAATGCCGAGCGAGGCAGACTCTACGTTTTTAGTCGAGCGGTAGATTATACCTGGACAGAAACACGGCAAAAGTTGGTGCGCTTGGTGGCCGACCAAACGGCTGTAGCCATTGAAAACGACGAGCTGACGGTGGAACTGCGCAAAAAAGAAAGGCTCGATCGCGAATTAGAAATTGGAGCCGAAATTCAACTACAGCTTTTGCCGCGCCAGTGTCCCAAAATTCCAGGCGCAGAACTGGCTGCTCGTTGTCAAACAGCTAATCGGGTGGGAGGCGACTATTACGATTTCATCCCCGTTCATCGCCCCCGTCTCCGCTCGGTCAAAACAGGCAGCAATGAGGCGGGACGTTGGAGCGTCTCTATTGGCGATGTCATGGGCAAGGGCGTACCTGCTGGGCTGATCATGACCATGCTGCGGGGTATGTTGCGGGCAGAAGTACTAAATGGTCATTCTCCTGCTCGGATTCTGCAACACCTTAACCAAGTGATGTATGCAGATTTAGAAAATTCCAATCGGTTTGTGACTCTGTTTTACTCGGAGTACGAGCCGCAAACACAGATGCTGTCTTACAGCAATGCCGCGCACAACCCGCCGCTATTGTGGCAAGCTTCGACTGATGCGATTAAGCGGTTAGATACTTTGGGAATGCTGATCGGCTTAGATGCAGATACACACTACCAAGATGGTCAAGTGCAGTTGCATCCGGGTGACACGCTGATTTACTACACAGATGGCTTTACCGACGCAGCCAACCGCAGTGGCGATCGCTTCGAGGAAGACAATTTAACTCGTGCCTTTCACTGGGCTTGCCGTCATTGCGAAAGTCCTCAAGAGATTCTGGAGCATTTGTTTGCCCAAGTGCAGCAGTTTATTGGAGCAGGTAATCGCAACGGTGATGATATGACATTAATTGTCATGCGGATCAAATCGCCAGATTAA